A DNA window from Caulobacter mirabilis contains the following coding sequences:
- a CDS encoding type II toxin-antitoxin system VapB family antitoxin has translation MALSIKTEEADRLARELAALTGETLTDAVTNALRERLARERDVQRAEYVERLMAFAESVATKYDRRPVTKAEWDWASGDED, from the coding sequence ATGGCTCTGAGCATCAAGACCGAGGAGGCGGATCGGTTGGCCCGTGAACTCGCGGCGCTAACTGGCGAGACCTTAACGGACGCGGTGACAAACGCTCTCCGCGAACGTCTGGCGCGCGAACGCGATGTCCAACGAGCCGAGTATGTAGAGCGGCTCATGGCCTTCGCCGAAAGCGTCGCCACTAAGTACGACCGGCGCCCAGTGACAAAGGCGGAGTGGGACTGGGCGTCGGGGGACGAGGATTGA